A segment of the Arachis hypogaea cultivar Tifrunner chromosome 5, arahy.Tifrunner.gnm2.J5K5, whole genome shotgun sequence genome:
TGTTTAGGTTACGATGCTATGTTTTTATATTATCTTGCTATGTTGTTATGTTATTAGGTTATCATGCTATGTTATTATGTTATTATCCTATTGTGTTATTTCATTGCATACTTCTTGGATGAGATTGAAAAATATAAGCAACAAAAGTTCTTCGTTGATAGCTGTTGAAATTTCACAGGAAAAAATAGTACATGTAACAATATATTGAAAAAAATACGTTAACATTAGCAAACACAAGACATCTACAAGACATTAATAAAGAACTACACATACACATGAAATGAAACACAAAACAACACAAACATTGCTAGGAAACAATAAACCCAAATACAGTGAACAACCAAATAAGAAACATAataaagaaaacaccaaactccACTAGGTGCTCCAGATCCCCCGATGCCTCCTCCCTGTGGACAGCTCTGCCTAGTATGACCAGGCTGTCTGTATAGCCCACACTGCTTTGGTCGATTTGGATTGACCTCATCCATACTAGTGCGAATTATAGTGCTCCTCAGACGACCTTCAGATGTACGTCTCTTACTAGCATCCAGGATGATGGTAGGACCATCATAAGGTGGTCAAAAACTTTCTAGGATGGGAGGATTAAATCCCATCTGGTAGACATTAAACACCGTACTGAGGTGATATACCTTGTGGACATAAGTTGCCCAACTTAGGCGGGAATATACACAGCAAGCAACTGTATAGCAACATGCGTAGTGAAGTGCCTGAAAGTATCCACAATCGCAAGTCCGATATCTCAACGAGACCCTGTAAGTACCAAGTGAGAAATTATTTGTTGGAGTTGTCTCAGCCACATTAAACTCTGAATTATCCTTATCATACAGTGTCACGGTAAAACATCTCGATGCCTTCAGGTTTGTCTCCATTACTTTCATAAGTGACTGACTAAACTGCTGACCTGACCCAACTATGCCTCAACTTTCTTCCCTTGCAAACAAAGAGCTCTGCCAATCTTCCATAAGTGGACTTCACCAAAAAACAATCTGAAAGGTTCCTGACACCCTTTATCATTGAGTTAACACATTCGAAAATATTTGTAGTCATATGGTCGAATCTACAACCCTCTCGATGCTAAGTCCACTTGTCATACTCTATCCTATTTGCCCAGTCACACATTGTCAGATCTTCAGTCCGAAGGATGTCAAACCAATAATGAAACTCAACCTCAGTCTTTGGCTCTGCGCATAAGCAGTGTTGACTAGAAGCCTCCTGCCATCTTATATTCTTATCCCTTGAAACTCAACTCAAAATTCACTGCAACGTGCATAATACAGAATGCACGATAAGCAGCAGGCGGATTCCATCCACCAACATGTGCTTCCAACGCTGTCTTGATCCCCTTATGCCTATCAGAGATCACGAATATGCCTAGATGAGGAGTCATTTGCTGTAGTACGTGAGACAAGAAAAAAGACCTTGACTCTATATTCTCACCCTCCACTAGGGCAAAAGCAATAGGAACGATATTAGAATTTCCATCTTGAGCTATCGCAACTAGCAATGTTTCCCCATATTTGCTGTATAAGTGGGTCCCGACAATACTAACCAACGGCTTACAATACTTGAATTCCTCAATGCACAGTGAGAATGACAAAAAAATTCGGTGAAAAAAGATGACTCACCATCATCTTGGCCTCTAACTCGCACAAGACTTGTTCTCAAAACTGCAATACCATTTGGCATTGTTATCTTCACATCGAGCACCCATCTTGGCAGCTTATTAtaggcctcttcccaatcaccatATATATGAGCGACGACCTTTTGCTTGGCCAACCACATCCTCTGGTACGTAGGTCTAAATCCAAAATGTGCCTCTGTCGCATTCTGTAATATCTTGATGGACACAGTCATATCAGCTCTGATCATAGAAAAGATGAAAGCAGAtatcacatgataatcaagctTCTTGTGATAATTGGAAATGGAGGTAGCCAAACATGTATAAGGTCCATTATACTGTCTGACCTCCCATATACTTCTTTGATGCTGTAGCATGATCCGAATCAACGATCTGCAACTATTTTCAAACTTCTTACACTTGCCTTTGTACTTGTCATGGTCCGACTCCATCCCTTTGTACTCAATCCCCCACCGGATAGTATAAATCTTCACACATAAGATGATTTTCTCTTTATTATGAAACTGTTGTCCGACTTGGAACTCCCCTAGACCCACATTTTCCTGTGAATCTCTCACGCCAAAATCGGATTCTACATTCGGTAACCTCCCAGTCTCATCGCATCCAAGTCCAGAGTCGAAAAGTACGGCAGGTACTACTGAGTTTCCAAGCTCGATGCTCCACTATCCCCAATGGGAATACTTTTTCCTAAATCATCATCGCTGTCATCAGCAATCGTGGCAGGCTCCACATCATCCTCATCCCCTAGGACATCTTCCACCGCATCCAGTTCTCCAACTCCCCCAGGAATCAGAATCACAACAGGAGTATTCATGTTAGCACCTAGTTTCGCGATCTCATCGTGGTGTAGATCAGCTGCAAAAGACAGAAATGCCACTAAATCTGCCCCAGATGCAATTACAGACACAGATGAAGATGGAATAACAGGGGTTGAACTGGAGGCTGCTACCGTTGGTAATGATGGATGATTCCGGCTCGATTCTCCTGAGCTAGAGACCGCATCCACAAGCTTGGCCAATAATTCAGGGATTCTCACCTTCGGAAACTGACGACGACAGTGAAATAAAACTTGCAAATCCTCGTCACTATCACAAACGAGTTGTACTTCACCCTATCGCGGACAACAAAAATTGGAATTCGATAATATAACTTCTCAATTCGTTTCATTCCATGCGTTCCTAATTTCTGTGGTATAGTGTTCTGAAAATCAACAAGGCTCATGAAAGGTCTGGTAAAGACGCTCAACATATCTTTATTAGTGAATTTTATTTCCGATCGCGTTTTTCTCTTAATTGTACTTTTATTGTGCACAAAAACTAGAAAACTATCTTTACTAGCAATTGTCAATTTACCCTCAATTCAACACTCTATGTTATTACCCTATTTATATAGAACACACATCCTAAGTAAATCGAATTAGCTTGTTTCGATTTATATTAACTGAACGTAAATCGAAATAAGTTGCTTCGATTTACATAAAATTATAGCATCTACGTAACGTTTTCCAATCTAGGAGATCCATGtaattttctatttcaatttatttctttatATGATTTGtccttaattttaataaaataaatattatttaaataatattaattaaaattatttttagataaataattattaaaaaagatatgatattaaatgataatattatatctttttaaacatgtttaattttttgattacttttttaagtatattttttatatagtattaaTACTTTACAATTttttgctattattattattattattattattgttaatatttttgtttaatttgttttatttaatagactcaataaattatattataaaaaataaaaataataaatataatatacaacAATTTcagttataaaaatatataatgacaaataaaaaaattaacaaaaaataatcaataataaaaaaggtatttttattaattttattttttgaaaagacACAGTATCTTCTTATTTGATacgaatattaatttaaaaataatatctaatataaatttaagatgatatgatatttttttattaatattagtattattttaaaatttgtatttaatacatattttaattttaaatcaattcaattatttaccgtaaaaaaaattaaaattaatataaaaaaataaaaattacactatTTTTCTTACTTAAAATCTTGAATTCTCTGATTCACAAATTCCAAGTAGGAAGTCCAGAATTACTCAATCCTacaaatactaaattaaaaaattaaaaaatttaaaatagcaaaagaaagaACGAGGTCAAACTAGGTAATTATCATTTCCAAAAAACAAGCAAAATGAGCCACATCAGAGAATACAGACCCAGGTGTAAGTATGTTATGTTATATTAACGTCAGCACTTaacttattataatataaattaattggcTCACCACCTCTGTATCCTATTGGATGTGGACCATTTCTGTTCCACAATTCATAAACTCTTCTGAAAGCTAAAGAAACGGATGTGCTTGACTTTTCATTTCTAGCTGTCACTATAATTTAAGTTTCAAGTGAAAATACatgtaatataatttttataattatgtttttttcTCTAAGGTTAAGTTGAATATCTTTTCTTCTCTCGAAGCAGTGGAATTTTATGTATGTGTGttgattgtttgaattaaaagtttatattaaattgattttataaatttaattttgataaaaaatgagtttgtattaaaataatttatgtttaataatttgtattaagataaattataataaaataaatattgtttgaatttagattaaaattactaaaaaaaaatatgaagttTTTTAAAACTCTTTGGctataaatatttatttgaaaagaatttaaatttctatattaaaatttagtattcttttttatcataattttcaGTACTCATCTTTAGTACTATTTTCTTGTATTTAATTTGATCTTTCTAAtagaattaataatttaaattataaataataataataataaataaaatacatactaATTTAGGAATATATAGTGAAAATTatacaaaatcaaacaaaaaacaacaaaattctattaaaaaatatatcaataaaaatgattaaaaaaacttatataaataataagtattaaaatttctattaaaaaatacaaCAATATATATAAGGAAACATAAAAAAACTCTAAACAAGAACATATAtactatgaaaaaaattaaaattttaaaaaagtactaaaataataatataaaaagtatttttttttgtaaagcataaccataaaaaatcaaaataaaaaaattctaataattatttttagtatttttgttataaagattaaataaaaaaattaacaatgactttttttaatctaataatttaatacaAAAGCTACAATATATTTACGGTGAAgcaaaattattaagaaaagaaaaggtaaacaaaaaagatttatcgttaaaaaaatatttaatgtacttGCAATATTTTCAATCCTAAACCAAAAGCAGCCATAAGGATTGATTGCTGAGCATACGATTAAAGCGTAAATTAGTTAAATGAGATAATTATTTAACGGAATATTAGGTGGGGTACATACATTGACAAAGAGGAAAATGCCTGTGTTGTGTCATTAGACAATATATGACGGTTGGTCCATAGAGTACGTACAAAGGTAGTATTCTTTTAAGTAAGGAACAAAGGAGCGATAATTATAGCTTCGGCAAAAACAAAACAGACTTTTTTATCCAAACAAATTAAACATGGTGGCATATAGATTTAATTTCCAACTGTGAGCATTATCAACACAAAATACAAATAATCAAATAGTGCTTCGTTATTCTCCTTCtaatatgagtaaactatgatgccCACACGGGACACGATACGATTATGTCGACacgtgaattttaaaattttacatgatacgggacacacatatatataaaagataaaatattttttggataaattgtaatgatattttaatattttattgatattaaaatataaattaaaatttttaattgcttttaatatcttattttaattatatcaagtatttaaaatattttttattttaataaataataatatatattatatctaaatttattttaaaaatatatgttaaaaataaaactgAACACTGACATATAATGGTATTTAGATGTGtcggaaaaatattttttattttttattaagataatgTTAGACACAACCTATCGGGTGAGTGTCatgtccgaaatgtgtccgacacgcagaTAAGACAACTCAGCCAAGTATCCGAACTTTATAGTAAGCAAACAACAATGAAATTGATTGCATGGTCTAGCACCAATCttaattagttaggtagttaggTTGCCATGTATTGGTGATAACTAGAGAGATACGCATTATCAGCTTCTAAgttcttaattttaattaatcCCCCATGCCTCATGCTTTTCGAGGAGAAGATAGTTTTCAAAGAATGGCTTTGTCTTTggtgggaaagatattttttcagACCTTAATAGATCAAATAGAAAGATGCTAATTCAATGGTTAAAATTGTATCCGTACAACAAATGTTAGAAATTCTATGTTTGACCcaaaatttaatgaatttaaagaCCGATTCAGTATGATTTAATTAGACTAGCTATTTAAAGatcgttttttttttgaaaaatttgaactTTTTTTACCAACTATCACAACTTGGTGGAGTACAGCATCGCCCACAACCTGCACTCGACATTGATTTTCTGATGTCGAAGGATGGTAGAGGCGGAGACCGGTGGTGTCTGACCACCCTACAGAGTTGGCATATACATTAGTCCAGGCGAACCGATCAGAGGCTTACTTGGGAGTAGTGACATGAGCATGTGAGGAGATTCCTATCTCCAGAGTTCTTTCTCAAAGACCCCAAAGCAGATCCAATCCCAATCGAGGCGACGCAGAGAGGTCCCGGTGGGATTCCTGGGATGGATAAGGTGCCAGACATTCCTGACAGATGTCAAGTGGAGCAGAGACATCGTGTCGGTATACGAGCAAGTGATCATGAGTGGAGATAGCTTGATAATGTGATTGATGTTGTCGATGAGGCGAAGGGCGCGGTCGAGGTAGAAGGTGACATATTAGGAGAGGCGACAATGACGGTGGTGATGGTAGGGATGACGTTGGAGGTGATGGCGGGGGTGATCAGGATGAGAGTAGAGTTGGAGGTGCTAGTGTATGATGGTAGTGGTGGTGGATATGATGTCGATGGAGGTGATGGGGGTTGTGGAGGTGGTGGTGGGGGTGATGAAGAGGGTGAAGGTGGAGGTGGAAGAAGGGGTGAGGGTGGCTTTCAGTGTGGTAGTGGGTATTCAATGATTATTTTGTTGATGTCCTTAGCAGTGATATAGCACTGCATGAGAGTCAAACATTTACGAGCCCGGGTGAGCTCCTTTCGAATTTGCTAGGTAGCGACGGGCTTGATAGTGAGTTCGGAGGATCTCGCTTCTTGGAAGAGATCAGCGCTATTATCCAGGAGGATGGGGCAACCTTCCATAGAGTCCAGGTACCCAAACACCAGAGTCCCCTTGATGTGGACCTGAACGAGCCTCCGTCAAGTTCATTGGATGAGACATTTTCCTTGGGTGGCACTTCTCCCTCGGCAGTTGCAGCTAGGGGTGTGTATGGTCCGGTCCCGAGcattttagggactaatttagtgtgattttaaCGGGTCTAAGGTCGGGTAAGTGTCTCAAAAATAGACTTGATCATTATTTCGGATCGGGTTTGGACCATAGTTCGGGTCATCCAAACTCGACCCGGTGGCCTGGTcgtcatacacaattaatattttgtgttattagtgatggatgatggctattcttatgtggaatttaagtattgtaaaccttaatattttgtgttattattcattataagactataagttaatgttttatgtttaaaatgaataagactttagactaatgcataatattgtgttatttgtattgatttaaatatttcgtgttattaaataatattaatattaattgtgattatgttttaattttagagaagggttgtttttgttatatttttctaagtgaattttaccatgtcaaataatctttagagtcttgaaaatttggatattttcgcATGTTAGCTTACAAGAATGAGGATGAGGTACCTCTCGCTCAGAAAGCACAGAGGATCAGGCGTCCATGCCGCTACTTCACAAGATCGCATCTATTCTGACTATTCGGATGACTGTTTAGTTATATGTTGTTACGTTGTGTATCTCTTGTCATTGTGTTGAGTTCAGGATTATGTTATGCCAATATGTTATCATGTGTTTAGGTTACGATGCTATGTTTTTATATTATCTTGCTATGTTGTTATGTTATTAGGTTATCATGCTATGTTATTATGTTATTATCCTATTGTGTTATTTCATTGCATACTTCTTGGATGAGATTGAAAAATATAAGCAACAAAAGTTCTTCGTTGATAGCTGTTGAAATTTCACAGGAAAAAATAGTACATGTAACAATATATTGAAAAAAATACGTTAACATTAGCAAACACAAGACATCTACAAGACATTAATAAAGAACTACACATACACATGAAATGAAACACAAAACAACACAAACATTGCTAGGAAACAATAAACCCAAATACAGTGAACAACCAAATAAGAAACATAataaagaaaacaccaaactccACTAGGTGCTCCAGATCCCCCGATGCCTCCTCCCTGTGGACAGCTCTGCCTAGTATGACCAGGCTGTCTGTATAGCCCACACTGCTTTGGTCGATTTGGATTGACCTCATCCATACTAGTGCGAATTATAGTGCTCCTCAGACGACCTTCAGATGTACGTCTCTTACTAGCATCCAGGATGATGGTAGGACCATCATAAGGTGGTCAAAAACTTTCTAGGATGGGAGGATTAAATCCCATCTGGTAGACATTAAACACCGTACTGAGGTGATATACCTTGTGGACATAAGTTGCCCAACTTAGGCGGGAATATACACAGCAAGCAACTGTATAGCAACATGCGTAGTGAAGTGCCTGAAAGTATCCACAATCGCAAGTCCGATATCTCAACGAGACCCTGTAAGTACCAAGTGAGAAATTATTTGTTGGAGTTGTCTCAGCCACATTAAACTCTGAATTATCCTTATCATACAGTGTCACGGTAAAACATCTCGATGCCTTCAGGTTTGTCTCCATTACTTTCATAAGTGACTGACTAAACTGCTGACCTGACCCAACTATGCCTCAACTTTCTTCCCTTGCAAACAAAGAGCTCTGCCAATCTTCCATAAGTGGACTTCACCAAAAAACAATCTGAAAGGTTCCTGACACCCTTTATCATTGAGTTAACACATTCGAAAATATTTGTAGTCATATGGTCGAATCTACAACCCTCTCGATGCTAAGTCCACTTGTCATACTCTATCCTATTTGCCCAGTCACACATTGTCAGATCTTCAGTCCGAAGGATGTCAAACCAATAATGAAACTCAACCTCAGTCTTTGGCTCTGCGCATAAGCAGTGTTGACTAGAAGCCTCCTGCCATCTTATATTCTTA
Coding sequences within it:
- the LOC140184831 gene encoding uncharacterized protein is translated as MESDHDKYKGKCKKFENSCRSLIRIMLQHQRSIWEVRQYNGPYTCLATSISNYHKKLDYHVISAFIFSMIRADMTVSIKILQNATEAHFGFRPTYQRMWLAKQKVVAHIYGDWEEAYNKLPRWVLDVKITMPNGIAVLRTSLVRVRGQDDVAIAQDGNSNIVPIAFALVEGENIESRSFFLSHVLQQMTPHLGIFVISDRHKGIKTALEAHVGGWNPPAAYRAFCIMHVAVNFELSFKG